From the Pectobacterium carotovorum genome, one window contains:
- the sctJ gene encoding type III secretion system inner membrane ring lipoprotein SctJ produces MKIDKRVFLLLIGLLAGCGEPIELNRGLSENDANEAISMLGRYQIGAEKRVDKTGVTLVIDAKNMERAVNILNAAGLPKQSRTNLGEVFQKSGVISTPLEERARYIYALSQEVEATLAQIDGVLVARVHVVLPERIAPGEPVQPASAAVFIKYRAELEPDGMEPRIRRMVASSIPGLSGKDDKELAIVFVPAEPYQDTIPVVTLGPFTLTPDEMRRWQWSAGLFGLLLAGLLGWRVGTPCLRQWQQKKAGASSSQ; encoded by the coding sequence ATGAAAATCGATAAGCGAGTGTTTCTTCTGCTGATCGGGCTATTGGCTGGCTGCGGCGAGCCGATTGAGCTGAATCGCGGGCTGTCGGAGAACGATGCCAACGAAGCGATTTCGATGCTCGGCCGCTATCAGATCGGTGCGGAGAAACGGGTGGACAAAACCGGCGTCACGCTGGTGATCGATGCAAAAAACATGGAACGTGCCGTCAATATTCTGAATGCGGCGGGTTTACCGAAGCAATCGCGTACCAATCTGGGCGAGGTTTTTCAGAAAAGCGGCGTGATCTCGACGCCGTTGGAAGAGCGCGCCCGCTACATCTATGCCTTATCGCAGGAGGTCGAGGCGACGCTGGCGCAGATTGATGGTGTGCTGGTCGCGCGGGTGCATGTGGTGCTGCCAGAGCGTATCGCTCCCGGCGAGCCGGTTCAACCCGCCTCGGCGGCGGTGTTTATCAAATACCGCGCCGAGCTGGAACCTGACGGGATGGAACCGCGCATTCGCCGCATGGTGGCCAGCAGTATCCCCGGCCTGTCCGGTAAAGATGATAAAGAGCTGGCGATCGTCTTTGTTCCGGCCGAACCGTATCAGGACACGATCCCCGTTGTCACGCTGGGGCCGTTTACGCTCACGCCGGATGAGATGCGGCGCTGGCAGTGGAGTGCCGGATTGTTCGGTCTGCTACTGGCCGGGCTATTAGGCTGGCGCGTTGGCACGCCTTGCCTGCGGCAATGGCAGCAGAAAAAAGCGGGGGCATCGTCGTCACAATGA
- the sctC gene encoding type III secretion system outer membrane ring subunit SctC, whose product MRKGLMRHRSYRILLAVYRWFCWAVVLIGIIPVNGMIALAHAATPADWNKGAYAYSAEQTPLSAILTDFANSHGVDLVLGNIADNDVTAKIRAENPALFLDRLALEHRFQWFVYNNALYVSPQDEQASVRLEISPDAAPDIKQALSGIGLLDTRFGWGELPEEGVVLVTGPQAYIDLIRNFSQQREKQDERRKVMIFPLRYASVSDRTLQYRDQKVTIPGVATILNELMDGQRAAPAGASGPMPVQPDTGMEAMRDSTRSLMTRLATRNNPGRSGEASDRVTLSGKISADVRNNALLIRDDEKRRAEYQQLVEHIDVPQNLVNIDAIILDVDRTALSRLEANWQAQLGNVSAGSTMMMGRSTLFVSDFKRFFADIQALEGEGTASIVANPSVLTLENQPAIVDFSRTAFITATGERVAEIQPVTAGTSLQVTPRVVGEGTQRSIQLVIDIEDGQVETGREGEASGVKRGTVSTQALIGENRALVLGGFHVEESGDRDRRIPILGDIPLLGKLFTSTRHEVSRRERLFILTPHLVGDQTDPTRYVSSANRQQLNGAMSRVASRNGKTDLYSLIEGAFRDLASRQLPAGFKTGSSGARLGEVCRSQSGLIYDSSRYQWYDNGQVRLSVGVVRNGGTQPQRFDEAACASSRTLAVAVWPKTTLAPGESSEVFLALQPALASQPARRNVLTSR is encoded by the coding sequence ATGCGTAAGGGACTGATGCGTCATCGATCGTATCGCATTTTGCTGGCGGTCTATCGCTGGTTTTGCTGGGCGGTGGTGCTGATCGGGATTATCCCGGTGAACGGAATGATTGCGCTGGCGCACGCCGCCACGCCAGCTGACTGGAACAAGGGGGCGTATGCGTATTCTGCCGAACAAACGCCGCTGTCTGCGATTCTGACGGATTTTGCCAACAGCCACGGTGTGGACTTGGTGTTGGGCAATATTGCGGACAATGACGTCACGGCGAAAATTCGGGCGGAGAACCCTGCGCTGTTTCTCGACAGGCTGGCGTTGGAGCACCGCTTTCAGTGGTTCGTATATAACAATGCGCTGTATGTCAGCCCGCAGGATGAGCAGGCGTCGGTGAGGCTGGAGATTTCCCCGGATGCTGCGCCCGATATCAAACAGGCACTCAGCGGTATCGGGCTGCTTGATACGCGCTTCGGCTGGGGGGAATTGCCTGAAGAAGGCGTGGTGCTGGTCACCGGTCCGCAGGCGTACATCGATCTGATCCGTAATTTCAGCCAGCAGCGCGAAAAGCAGGACGAACGGCGCAAGGTCATGATTTTTCCGCTGCGCTATGCCTCAGTATCTGACCGGACGCTGCAATATCGCGATCAGAAGGTCACCATTCCCGGCGTCGCGACCATTCTCAATGAGCTGATGGATGGTCAGCGTGCGGCACCAGCGGGCGCATCGGGGCCAATGCCTGTGCAGCCGGATACGGGGATGGAAGCGATGCGGGACAGTACGCGTTCGCTGATGACCCGGCTGGCGACCCGTAATAACCCAGGGCGCAGTGGTGAAGCATCGGACCGCGTGACGCTAAGCGGCAAGATTTCCGCTGATGTACGCAATAACGCGCTGTTGATTCGGGATGATGAAAAACGCCGGGCGGAGTATCAGCAGCTCGTCGAGCACATCGACGTACCGCAGAATCTGGTCAACATTGACGCCATTATTCTTGATGTGGATCGAACCGCCCTGTCACGGCTGGAAGCGAACTGGCAGGCGCAGCTCGGCAATGTGAGCGCGGGCAGTACCATGATGATGGGGCGAAGCACCCTGTTTGTCAGCGATTTCAAGCGCTTCTTCGCCGATATTCAGGCGCTGGAAGGGGAAGGAACGGCTTCCATTGTCGCCAATCCTTCCGTGCTGACGCTGGAGAATCAGCCCGCGATTGTCGATTTCAGCCGGACGGCGTTCATTACGGCGACAGGCGAACGTGTTGCAGAGATTCAACCTGTGACCGCCGGCACCAGCCTACAGGTGACGCCGCGCGTGGTCGGCGAAGGGACACAGCGCAGCATCCAATTGGTTATCGATATCGAAGACGGTCAGGTGGAAACAGGACGCGAAGGTGAGGCGTCAGGCGTGAAGCGGGGCACCGTTAGCACGCAGGCGCTGATTGGTGAGAACCGTGCGCTGGTGTTGGGTGGTTTCCACGTTGAGGAGAGCGGTGACCGCGATCGCCGCATTCCGATCCTCGGAGATATTCCGCTGCTGGGAAAACTGTTTACCTCGACGCGCCATGAAGTTTCCCGCCGTGAACGCCTGTTTATCCTGACGCCGCACCTTGTCGGCGATCAGACCGATCCCACACGCTATGTTTCCTCCGCCAATCGCCAGCAGTTGAACGGTGCGATGAGCCGCGTCGCGTCGCGCAACGGTAAAACGGACCTCTATAGCCTGATTGAAGGCGCATTTCGCGATCTCGCCAGCCGTCAACTGCCTGCCGGGTTTAAGACCGGCAGCAGCGGCGCGCGATTGGGCGAGGTGTGTCGCTCGCAGTCGGGTCTGATCTACGACAGTTCACGCTATCAGTGGTACGACAATGGTCAGGTGCGCCTGAGCGTCGGCGTCGTGCGTAACGGCGGAACGCAGCCACAGCGTTTTGATGAAGCCGCCTGCGCCAGTAGCCGTACGCTGGCGGTCGCCGTATGGCCAAAAACGACGCTGGCGCCGGGGGAATCCAGCGAGGTATTCCTGGCGTTGCAGCCCGCGTTAGCGTCTCAACCAGCCCGACGTAATGTGCTGACATCTCGATAG
- the sctL gene encoding type III secretion system stator protein SctL, translating to MLMTKTFVTLPGGSRDETVIIPAERVAAHRRSRTLWEEANAQAETIVAQAHERARTLCEQAVEHAEAEFWQQANALLQGVQQDRMHLEKIVITQAGQLLRDALAHLLDKTPAPSRHHALLRQLLKQQQGESRGTLYCHPAQLADVQHWLDAHTHLEWRLASDEALDSDAMKLITAHGAMSLSWQQAAKQLIPPERSAAR from the coding sequence ATGTTGATGACGAAGACGTTTGTGACATTACCCGGCGGCAGTCGGGATGAAACGGTGATTATTCCGGCGGAGCGAGTCGCGGCGCACCGCCGTAGTCGGACACTCTGGGAAGAGGCCAATGCGCAGGCCGAGACGATCGTGGCACAGGCGCACGAACGTGCTCGGACGCTCTGTGAGCAGGCGGTAGAACACGCAGAAGCGGAATTCTGGCAGCAGGCAAACGCGCTATTGCAGGGTGTTCAGCAAGATCGAATGCATCTGGAGAAGATCGTGATTACGCAAGCCGGGCAGTTGCTGCGCGATGCGCTGGCGCATTTGCTGGATAAAACGCCTGCACCGTCGCGCCATCACGCTTTACTGCGGCAGTTGCTAAAGCAACAGCAGGGGGAAAGCCGGGGAACGCTGTACTGCCATCCCGCCCAGCTTGCCGATGTACAGCACTGGCTGGATGCACATACACATCTTGAGTGGCGTCTCGCCAGCGATGAGGCGCTGGATAGCGATGCCATGAAGCTGATTACGGCGCACGGCGCGATGTCGCTGAGCTGGCAGCAGGCGGCAAAACAGCTCATTCCGCCTGAACGTTCTGCCGCCAGATGA
- a CDS encoding EscI/YscI/HrpB family type III secretion system inner rod protein encodes MKINHATTPSQSGDAPLADNGTSFSFSANNQDVSWFSAALSSAPVTAESGNSQWLGALAEKSQGLNGVFKSAERDVSQSMRSNNPKDVLDATRTLSSFYLESLLSAKLVAKSVQSLEKLTNLQ; translated from the coding sequence ATGAAAATCAATCACGCCACCACGCCGTCTCAGTCGGGGGATGCTCCGCTGGCGGACAACGGCACGTCTTTTTCCTTCTCCGCCAATAATCAGGATGTGTCCTGGTTTAGCGCGGCGCTGTCGTCAGCACCGGTGACGGCAGAAAGCGGTAATAGCCAGTGGCTGGGCGCGCTGGCGGAAAAATCTCAGGGACTGAACGGCGTCTTTAAATCCGCCGAACGCGATGTCAGCCAGTCGATGCGCTCCAATAATCCCAAGGATGTGCTGGATGCGACCCGAACGCTGTCATCGTTCTATCTGGAAAGTCTGCTGAGCGCCAAACTGGTGGCGAAAAGTGTGCAAAGTCTGGAAAAACTCACCAACTTACAGTAG
- a CDS encoding type III secretion protein HrpF, with amino-acid sequence MSLTPIQRRLDAHLVDSQKQLDDIALNVAEGGASQADSYAFFEASMDYSNASWAVGQLLSVKHGLAKAIINDFN; translated from the coding sequence ATGTCCCTTACCCCGATCCAGCGTCGTCTTGACGCGCACCTGGTCGATTCGCAGAAACAACTGGATGATATTGCGCTGAATGTTGCCGAAGGCGGCGCCAGTCAGGCGGATAGCTACGCCTTTTTTGAAGCCAGTATGGATTATTCCAATGCCAGTTGGGCTGTCGGGCAGCTGTTGAGCGTTAAACACGGTCTGGCAAAGGCCATCATCAATGACTTCAACTGA
- a CDS encoding type III secretion protein produces the protein MTTQAQHSGRESGDATALAWLTWWVKDCLLQADPSWWRGKVRLPESSQRRDWLHVNAAQLHRHFSLPPPDPFASLMHVSLMQIGALDTAQRETVLRLMARVCQPMRNPDRSDAEGIWCERLAKALRPGLWLPAPITFSAPSSAPSPSESFATGYQDALLLLRIRYGEACWPHLRLLFPRDCPCDGENHDPVPTMSVPAARLNALCDALIWKASVPT, from the coding sequence ATGACAACACAAGCGCAACACTCAGGGCGCGAATCAGGTGACGCCACCGCGCTGGCATGGTTGACCTGGTGGGTAAAGGACTGCCTGCTACAGGCCGATCCCAGTTGGTGGCGCGGGAAGGTGAGGTTGCCTGAGTCGTCGCAGCGTCGTGACTGGCTGCACGTGAACGCAGCCCAGCTTCATCGCCATTTTTCTTTGCCGCCGCCGGACCCGTTTGCCTCACTGATGCACGTTTCACTGATGCAGATAGGGGCGCTGGATACGGCGCAGCGCGAAACGGTATTACGCCTGATGGCGCGGGTGTGTCAGCCCATGCGTAACCCAGATCGCTCCGATGCGGAGGGCATATGGTGCGAGCGGTTGGCAAAGGCGTTGCGACCGGGGTTGTGGCTACCGGCACCGATCACCTTTTCTGCGCCATCTTCCGCACCCTCGCCGTCGGAGTCCTTTGCAACTGGCTATCAGGATGCGTTGTTGCTGCTGCGCATTCGCTATGGTGAGGCGTGCTGGCCGCACCTGCGGCTGCTTTTTCCACGCGATTGCCCCTGCGACGGCGAAAATCATGACCCTGTTCCAACGATGTCAGTGCCCGCAGCCAGACTCAATGCGCTGTGCGATGCTCTGATCTGGAAAGCGTCGGTACCCACATAA
- a CDS encoding EAL domain-containing protein, with product MPNLTTNTGLWFRLVLISFASALLALFIGQGILARLEQTQLQQYSQEVLDQGIAVANEGRETINRVLMLNNAPCSSADLKELRLISFYSVYLRDIGRIKDNYLICSAGWGILNPPIYLLPPNLTTPEGVQLWTAMKDVVDPRITADMASLHGVVTITAAAAFRRFIHPPAEYSAVLLTRNLDHVYQTFGNIDLSAFKQTQQQHNAWLTMGKRQAFFCAPDRNICVLAQLDSAGILYRPWYIIAALFSLGALIGASFTLSYQLYDDRHHALPSQLKRAIKHQRLHVHYQPLISLPQRAIIGVEALARWKNERGDNVSPELFISIAEKMGYSAELTRIITRQALRDMQPYLTQETPFLLSINLSVSDIVSSDYHRFLQQMCDELAIDKTRIMLELTERSSTSHKTLADGLEALRRSGYKVALDDFGTGYSNLDYLSHLPFDMIKIDKIFVDAIGTDTVNAAMADLLFTLIKKLDVPVIIEGVETREQAAYILQQCPSAIIQGWYFSKAVALHDLPDIHRYPCPPIETV from the coding sequence ATGCCCAACTTAACTACCAATACCGGATTGTGGTTCAGACTTGTTTTGATTTCGTTTGCCAGCGCGTTGCTGGCGCTGTTTATTGGGCAAGGCATTTTAGCCAGGCTGGAACAAACGCAGCTGCAGCAGTATAGCCAGGAGGTGCTCGATCAGGGCATCGCCGTCGCGAATGAAGGCCGGGAGACCATCAACCGAGTGCTGATGCTGAACAACGCCCCGTGCTCCAGCGCCGATCTGAAAGAGTTACGCCTGATCTCCTTTTATTCCGTGTATCTGCGCGATATCGGGCGTATCAAAGACAACTATCTCATCTGTTCTGCGGGTTGGGGCATTCTTAACCCACCGATTTATCTGCTGCCACCAAACCTGACGACGCCCGAGGGCGTACAGCTGTGGACCGCAATGAAAGACGTGGTGGACCCACGTATTACCGCCGATATGGCCAGCCTCCACGGCGTGGTCACGATCACCGCTGCCGCGGCATTTCGTCGTTTCATTCATCCACCAGCCGAATACAGTGCGGTACTCCTCACGCGTAATCTGGATCATGTCTATCAGACCTTTGGCAATATCGACCTGTCAGCATTTAAACAGACACAACAGCAGCATAACGCGTGGCTGACCATGGGAAAACGTCAGGCGTTTTTCTGTGCGCCAGACCGGAATATCTGCGTACTGGCGCAGTTGGATTCCGCCGGTATCCTCTATCGTCCCTGGTATATCATCGCCGCCCTGTTTTCTCTCGGGGCACTCATCGGTGCCAGTTTTACCCTGTCCTATCAGCTCTATGACGATCGGCACCATGCTTTGCCATCGCAGCTAAAACGCGCAATCAAACATCAACGACTGCATGTCCATTATCAGCCGCTGATCAGCCTGCCACAGCGCGCGATTATTGGCGTAGAAGCGCTGGCCCGTTGGAAGAACGAGCGTGGTGACAATGTTTCGCCAGAACTTTTCATCAGTATCGCTGAAAAAATGGGTTACTCAGCCGAACTCACCCGCATCATTACCCGTCAGGCGCTGCGGGATATGCAGCCGTATCTCACCCAGGAAACACCTTTTCTTCTCAGTATTAATCTGTCCGTCTCCGACATTGTTTCGTCCGATTATCATCGCTTCCTACAGCAAATGTGTGACGAATTGGCGATCGATAAAACGCGCATCATGCTGGAACTCACCGAGCGGTCGAGTACGTCCCATAAGACGCTGGCAGATGGCCTTGAGGCCTTACGACGCTCGGGCTATAAGGTTGCGCTCGATGATTTCGGTACGGGCTATTCCAACCTCGACTATCTGAGCCACTTACCGTTCGACATGATCAAGATCGACAAGATTTTTGTCGATGCCATCGGCACAGACACGGTGAATGCCGCCATGGCAGATCTGTTATTTACCCTCATCAAAAAGCTGGATGTGCCGGTGATCATCGAAGGGGTAGAAACTCGCGAGCAAGCCGCCTACATCCTGCAACAATGCCCTTCGGCGATTATTCAAGGATGGTATTTCAGTAAGGCGGTGGCGCTGCACGATCTACCGGATATCCACCGCTATCCGTGCCCACCGATAGAAACGGTGTAA
- a CDS encoding Hrp pili protein HrpA — translation MALGLSQVASQAASQTLDTAMAGSLTRAAGAQAQKIALDTENSILDGQMDSASKSLNSGQKAAKAIQF, via the coding sequence ATGGCTTTAGGACTTTCTCAGGTTGCATCTCAGGCGGCTTCTCAGACTCTGGATACCGCAATGGCTGGTTCTCTGACGCGTGCAGCTGGCGCTCAGGCACAGAAAATTGCGCTGGATACGGAAAACTCCATTCTGGATGGTCAGATGGATTCCGCGTCCAAATCACTGAACTCCGGGCAGAAAGCGGCGAAAGCTATCCAGTTCTGA
- a CDS encoding response regulator transcription factor has protein sequence MGKPIRLMIADDHVIMREGLKQIFALDDSLSVVAEAGNGAQVLAQLRSVTPDLLLLDMSMPGISGEALISRVVAQYPRLPILVLSMYSEAQIAQHALKSGARGYITKDKDPEALLSAIRRVAQGARYIDHTIAEQLVFSNYTEGGRAEHDVLTAREHQIMIMFAQGMGINAIANELAISNKTVSTHKARLMEKMQFSTNVEIVKYVVSKKLIP, from the coding sequence TCATGCGTGAGGGGCTCAAGCAGATCTTTGCGCTGGATGACTCGCTGAGCGTCGTCGCCGAAGCCGGCAATGGCGCACAGGTCCTGGCGCAGCTGCGCAGTGTGACCCCCGATTTACTGCTGCTGGATATGTCGATGCCCGGTATCAGCGGTGAAGCGCTGATTTCGCGCGTGGTGGCACAGTATCCACGTCTGCCGATTCTGGTGCTGAGCATGTATAGCGAGGCGCAAATTGCGCAGCATGCGCTGAAGAGCGGCGCGAGAGGCTACATCACCAAAGATAAAGATCCGGAAGCGCTGCTGTCGGCGATCCGACGCGTGGCACAGGGCGCTCGCTATATCGACCACACGATTGCTGAGCAACTGGTGTTTTCCAACTACACGGAGGGCGGTAGAGCCGAGCACGATGTGCTGACGGCCAGAGAGCACCAAATCATGATTATGTTTGCGCAGGGGATGGGCATCAATGCCATTGCCAATGAGCTGGCCATCAGCAACAAAACGGTCAGCACCCACAAGGCGCGCCTGATGGAAAAAATGCAGTTCAGCACCAATGTGGAGATTGTTAAATATGTCGTTAGCAAGAAGCTCATTCCTTAG
- a CDS encoding sigma 54-interacting transcriptional regulator translates to MNNHYRQDRQHDSSPEHLSFDHSSLENASSADRRAPLGYFPPPSGFSPSTADDIHSSLSPIINVIAPLNVDIVLEGETGTGKDTLANRIHRLSRCSGPLVAVNCAAVPENLAESELFGVVSGAYTGANRSRAGYLESADKGILFLDEIDSMPMTLQAKMLRVLESRGVKRLGSTQFTPVDMRVIVATQTPLLQLVEKGLFRRDLYFRLDTVKIQLPTLRSRSDLILPLFQRFSQEAAVRLKMTLPPMTAEIYEQLLTHSWPGNIRELKAAADRWALGLSPLAEVQPLLHPRPLQLKDRLKRIEKFLIQDALRRHDHCIDDVIVELGIPKRTLYHRLKVLNVTVREMCAGGGEACQA, encoded by the coding sequence ATGAATAATCATTACCGTCAGGACAGACAGCACGATTCATCACCCGAGCATTTATCATTCGATCATTCATCCTTAGAGAACGCGTCATCAGCAGATCGTCGGGCACCATTAGGCTATTTCCCACCGCCGTCGGGATTTTCCCCCTCTACGGCTGATGATATTCACTCATCGCTGTCACCCATCATCAATGTTATTGCTCCGCTTAATGTCGACATCGTGCTTGAAGGTGAAACCGGCACGGGCAAAGACACGCTGGCGAATCGCATTCATCGGCTTTCCCGATGCAGCGGCCCTCTGGTGGCGGTGAACTGCGCCGCTGTGCCGGAAAATCTGGCCGAAAGCGAACTGTTTGGCGTGGTATCGGGAGCTTATACCGGCGCAAACCGTTCCCGCGCTGGCTATCTGGAAAGTGCAGATAAGGGGATTCTGTTTCTGGATGAGATCGATAGTATGCCCATGACGCTGCAAGCCAAGATGCTGCGCGTGCTGGAAAGCCGCGGCGTAAAGCGGTTGGGGAGTACCCAGTTTACGCCCGTCGATATGCGTGTGATTGTGGCGACGCAAACGCCGCTGCTGCAACTGGTGGAAAAAGGGCTGTTTCGTCGCGATCTCTATTTCCGTCTTGATACGGTAAAAATTCAACTGCCGACGCTGCGCTCCCGCAGCGATCTCATTCTGCCTCTATTTCAGCGCTTTAGTCAGGAAGCGGCGGTACGTCTGAAAATGACGCTGCCGCCGATGACGGCAGAAATTTACGAGCAGCTACTGACCCACAGCTGGCCGGGTAATATCCGCGAGCTGAAAGCGGCGGCGGATCGCTGGGCGCTGGGGCTGTCGCCTTTGGCTGAAGTCCAGCCGCTGCTGCACCCGCGTCCTCTGCAACTCAAAGATCGATTAAAGCGGATAGAAAAATTTCTGATTCAGGATGCGCTGCGCCGCCATGACCACTGTATTGATGATGTGATTGTGGAATTGGGGATCCCCAAACGGACGCTTTATCACCGCCTGAAAGTGCTGAACGTGACGGTGCGAGAGATGTGCGCTGGGGGCGGGGAAGCCTGCCAGGCATGA
- the hrpT gene encoding HrpT family type III secretion system protein: protein MNYKALSVALIALLLSACNAPRQAANCASVTCRPQPETRQLIIWWQPDLRSGPADYSRVSVDE from the coding sequence ATGAACTACAAAGCATTGTCCGTCGCGCTGATCGCTCTCTTGCTGAGCGCCTGCAATGCACCGCGGCAGGCGGCTAACTGCGCTTCCGTCACCTGTCGTCCGCAGCCGGAAACGCGACAGCTCATCATCTGGTGGCAGCCCGATCTGCGCAGCGGCCCGGCGGATTACAGCAGGGTCAGCGTGGATGAGTGA
- a CDS encoding type III secretion system chaperone, which produces MTSTELAAMLERWLNGGTSTLRLEIDGGAVAMVRQSSGVACSAAIPLRALPDEPMLARALQLADAAHAQFQDDTAILSLSPQDEQIWLWMRPDADDVMQLCRSLETLLNQRDVWLSLLTPRAKVPVSAPLNLNTLAFLQGERHA; this is translated from the coding sequence ATGACTTCAACTGAGTTGGCCGCGATGCTGGAGCGTTGGCTAAACGGCGGGACGTCGACGCTGAGGCTGGAGATTGACGGCGGCGCGGTGGCGATGGTGCGGCAGTCATCGGGCGTGGCATGCAGCGCGGCTATTCCGCTGCGTGCGTTGCCGGATGAGCCGATGCTGGCGCGAGCCTTGCAGCTGGCTGACGCCGCCCACGCCCAGTTTCAGGATGACACCGCCATTCTGTCGCTCTCACCGCAGGATGAACAGATCTGGCTATGGATGCGGCCCGATGCCGATGATGTCATGCAGCTCTGCCGCAGCCTGGAAACCTTACTGAATCAACGGGACGTCTGGCTGAGCCTGCTTACGCCGCGTGCGAAGGTGCCCGTTTCCGCTCCACTGAATTTGAACACGCTGGCTTTTTTGCAAGGAGAACGACATGCGTAA